The genomic interval GCGTGCGACGGAGCCGGAGCCGCGAACAGCAGCGCGACGAGCGTGACCACAACGAGGCGGCGACGATGCGTGTGCAGTCTCATTTCGCCCCCGCGGCAGAGCGGGTGGGCTCGCTCTCACGAACTCGCGCGATGGCCTCGGCCTCGGAGTGCACGCAATCGAACTCCAGCTCGCCATCGGACCCGATGCGGACCATCGAATACGCGCGAAGCCTTCCGCCCAGCACCGCGAAGCCCGAACCGTCGGCACGGATCTGAACCGGGATGTCGGCGAGGGTGGCCGCGCGTGCGAATGCGAGCTTCTCGGCGTCGAGCGGCGCGGGTTCGATCCACTCACCGGTGATGGGATCGAACGCGGCGCGCAGTCCGGCTTCGGGTGGCTGCGGCGGCGGCGGCAGTTGCGGCGGCTGCCACGGACGCGGGTGCAGGTAGAGCAGCGGATGGCGTGGCGACGAGGCGACCGGTGCGATCTCGGTGGCGAGTGCAATGCCGGTGAGCCCGGTGAGGGCGAGCAGGAACACCGCGGAACTCAAGGCACGCATGGAGCGATCCTCCGGAAGTGTGGTCTCAAACGATCGATCGTCGCGATCGAGTGTCCCACGCCGGTGCGTGCGCAATGAAGTCGATTGTGAGGGATCGCGATGGACCGTGACCGGCGCGGCAGCGGCGCCGACGGCACGCGCTATCGTGCGTCCGAGCGCGGCAGGTCGGCGACCCGAGGGCAGGGAAAGCTCTCGGCACCGAGCTTCCAGTCGAGCCGGCTCGTGACGCCGTCGGCCGCGCGCACCGCAGTGACGGCGGCGTAGTCGCGCAACGAGAAGAAGGTCGTGTCCGAGGTCGCGACCAGCGCCCATCCGTTCACGTCGAGTCCGTATGGCCTGCTGCGCACCGGCAGCCGGGGATTGCCCGCCACGTCATACAGCCCTTCATGGCGCCGAAGCGCTTCGGGCGCAACCGGTACCGGAGTGGTGATCGGCGCGGTTGCTGGCGCCGGCGACTTGCCCTCGAGCAGCGCCCACACTGCCTGCTTGAGCAGGTCGACGGCGCCGGTGTGCAGATTGCCGGTCCAGATCACCGAGTACTCACTCAACGTGTCGAAGTCCGCGAAGGCGCGGAAGCCGTTGGTGCTGCCGTTCCAGTAGATGCCCTTGCCGCGCAGTGCGGATTGCCGAAAGCTCTCGCCGAGTTTGCCGCTCCCGTCGGCCCACAGCAGCAGGTGCAGGTCGCGCGCGGTCATCACGACCGAACCTGCGCCGACCAGGAACGACAGGTCCTCGAGCGGCGGATTGCTGACTCCGCCGGGCTCGGGCGCGTAGTTCGAGGCGCGCATCGGCACGATCTCGCCGCTGAGCGGATGCGACGAGTGCTTCATGCCGAGCGGACCGAAGATGCGTGATTGAAGCAGCTGCGGATAGCTCGCGCCGCCCGCCAGCTCGAGCACGCGGGCCAGCACTGCGAATCCGCCCGAGCTGTAGGAGTTGCGCTCTCCGGGCACGAACTCGAGCTTTGTCCGCTTTGCGAATTCGACCATGTCGGCGGCAGTGTGAGGCTGCGATTCCTGCTCGTCGGTGGTCACGCGGTGCGGGATGCCGGAGCGATGGCGCAGCAGATGCTCGATCGTGATGCTGTCGCCGTGAGGAAAGTCCGGAATCCACCGGGCCAGCGAATCGCGATAGCCGAGCTTGCGCTCCATGATGAGCTGCAGCGCGACGATCACGGTCATCGGCTTGGTGATCGAGGCCACACAGAAGCGCGTCTCGGGTGTGTTCGGCACCTGCAGCTCGTAATTCGCCATTCCCCACGAACGCTCGAGCACGATGCGGTCGCGATGAGCGATCAGGAGATTGCCGGACAGTTGTCCGGCCGCCACGAGCGGCCGCGCCCACGCGTCGAGTTCCCGGCCCAACCGGGCGCCGGCGACCACCGCGGGCTTGCGTGGCGTCTCTGAAGCGCCTTCCCCCGTGGCGGCGAGCGACGAGCGGGAGTTCGGCGCAAGAAGGCTTGCGAGCGAGGCCGCGACGATGGCGCGACACAGGAGCGATCGAACGGCACGGCGCATGGCGAGTTCCTCGGGTGCCGCGGTGAACGCGAGGCGGCTCCGCGCGACATCGTGGCAGTCGCAGACTTCGACGTTCGCCGACCGTCCGGGGTTGGATTCGATCGAGGAGGAGCTGGCCGAGTTGGCGACCTTCGGGGGACCGACGTGCGCGGTGGTGCGTTCGGCGCGACGGCGCGCTGTCGCGCCGGTGCGCCCGTGCGCCCGTGCGCCCGTGCATCAGCCCGATGTTGATTCGAAAATAGAGCTTGACGACTTTCGGGCGCGACATCGTCGCGACGCACGACCGGCTTGCCGAGATCGCTCCAGCGTTCGCCACGTGCGCCGGGCTGCGCGGAACTCGTGTGACGTTGAAATGTTTTCGCGCGGCTCGCTGCGAGGCGCCGTGCGGGCCTGTAATTGCGCCGCGATTGCGCATGATATAGAAGAGACCTGCCCCCGCGACTCTCACAGCCGCGGAGACCCGTC from Candidatus Eisenbacteria bacterium carries:
- a CDS encoding beta-lactamase family protein; its protein translation is MRRAVRSLLCRAIVAASLASLLAPNSRSSLAATGEGASETPRKPAVVAGARLGRELDAWARPLVAAGQLSGNLLIAHRDRIVLERSWGMANYELQVPNTPETRFCVASITKPMTVIVALQLIMERKLGYRDSLARWIPDFPHGDSITIEHLLRHRSGIPHRVTTDEQESQPHTAADMVEFAKRTKLEFVPGERNSYSSGGFAVLARVLELAGGASYPQLLQSRIFGPLGMKHSSHPLSGEIVPMRASNYAPEPGGVSNPPLEDLSFLVGAGSVVMTARDLHLLLWADGSGKLGESFRQSALRGKGIYWNGSTNGFRAFADFDTLSEYSVIWTGNLHTGAVDLLKQAVWALLEGKSPAPATAPITTPVPVAPEALRRHEGLYDVAGNPRLPVRSRPYGLDVNGWALVATSDTTFFSLRDYAAVTAVRAADGVTSRLDWKLGAESFPCPRVADLPRSDAR